A region of Nostoc sp. 'Peltigera membranacea cyanobiont' N6 DNA encodes the following proteins:
- a CDS encoding tetratricopeptide repeat protein translates to MLADILAQLQKQASAGESGIAAAFELNWQSLEPEAQKLACLLSLFALAPIPWSLVESAASASYLEFDIKGNCAVLVERYLLQELAEDTYQVHDRIRELLQQKLEELAEADDLKRGFCQAMVAVAEDIPETPILIEIAQATLAIPHLGETATVYQAWLSDDDLIWPFVGLARFYNGQGAYIQALPWYEQCLSAAKKRFGDEHPSVATSLNNLALLYDSQGRYSDAEPLYIDALAMTKRLLGDEHPSVATSLNNLALLYDSQGRYSDAEPLYIDALAMTKRLLGDEHPSVATSLNNLALLYDSQGRYSDAEPLYIDALAMTKRLLGDEHPSVATSLNNLALLYDSQGRYSDAEPLYIDALAMRKRLLGDEHPSVATSLNNLAFLYKSQGRYSDAEPLYIDALAMRKRLLGDEHPSVATSLNNLAGLYKSQGRYSDAEPLYIDALAMRKRLLGDEHPSVATSLNNLAGLYKSQGRYSDAEPLYIDALAMTKRLLGDEHPSVATSLNNLAGLYDSQGRYSDAEPLYIEALEIAEKRLGANHPNTITFRENLEYLRRNLQP, encoded by the coding sequence ATGCTAGCAGACATTCTCGCACAGCTACAAAAGCAAGCATCAGCAGGTGAGTCTGGTATAGCAGCAGCTTTTGAATTGAATTGGCAAAGCTTGGAACCAGAGGCGCAAAAATTAGCTTGTCTGTTGAGTTTGTTTGCCTTGGCTCCTATTCCTTGGTCTTTGGTAGAATCAGCAGCAAGTGCTAGCTATTTGGAATTTGACATTAAAGGTAACTGCGCTGTTTTAGTTGAGCGTTATTTGCTGCAAGAATTGGCAGAGGACACTTACCAAGTTCACGATCGCATTCGAGAATTATTGCAGCAGAAGTTAGAAGAGTTAGCGGAAGCTGATGATCTCAAGCGCGGCTTTTGTCAAGCGATGGTAGCCGTAGCAGAAGATATTCCTGAGACACCCATATTGATAGAAATTGCTCAAGCAACCCTGGCTATCCCACACCTTGGGGAAACAGCCACAGTTTACCAAGCTTGGTTAAGCGATGATGATTTAATCTGGCCTTTTGTAGGCTTGGCTAGATTTTACAACGGTCAAGGAGCCTACATCCAAGCCTTACCGTGGTATGAACAATGTTTATCAGCTGCTAAAAAACGTTTTGGGGATGAACACCCCTCAGTGGCAACTAGCCTGAACAATTTGGCACTCCTCTACGATTCACAGGGAAGGTACAGCGATGCCGAACCTTTGTATATCGATGCTTTGGCGATGACAAAACGTCTGCTGGGGGATGAACACCCCTCTGTGGCAACTAGCCTGAACAATTTGGCACTCCTCTACGATTCACAGGGAAGGTACAGCGATGCCGAACCTTTGTATATCGATGCTTTGGCGATGACAAAACGTCTGCTGGGGGATGAACACCCCTCTGTGGCAACTAGCCTGAACAATTTGGCACTCCTCTACGATTCACAGGGAAGGTACAGCGATGCCGAACCTTTGTATATCGATGCTTTGGCGATGACAAAACGTCTGCTGGGGGATGAACACCCCTCTGTGGCAACTAGCCTGAACAATTTGGCACTCCTCTACGATTCACAGGGAAGGTACAGCGATGCCGAACCTTTGTATATCGATGCTTTGGCGATGAGAAAACGTCTCCTGGGGGATGAACACCCCTCAGTGGCAACTAGCCTGAACAATTTGGCATTCCTCTACAAATCACAGGGAAGGTACAGCGATGCCGAACCTTTGTATATCGATGCTTTGGCGATGAGAAAACGTCTGCTGGGGGATGAACACCCCTCTGTGGCAACTAGCCTGAACAATTTGGCAGGACTCTACAAATCACAGGGAAGGTACAGCGATGCCGAACCTTTGTATATCGATGCTTTGGCGATGAGAAAACGTCTGCTGGGGGATGAACACCCCTCTGTGGCAACTAGCCTGAACAATTTGGCAGGACTCTACAAATCACAGGGAAGGTACAGCGATGCCGAACCTTTGTATATCGATGCTTTGGCGATGACAAAACGTCTGCTGGGGGATGAACACCCCTCTGTGGCAACTAGCCTGAACAATTTGGCAGGACTCTACGATTCACAGGGAAGGTACAGCGATGCCGAACCTTTGTATATCGAAGCTTTGGAGATTGCTGAAAAACGCTTAGGGGCAAATCATCCCAATACAATAACCTTTCGTGAAAATCTGGAATACTTGCGGCGGAATCTTCAGCCTTGA
- a CDS encoding catalase, with translation MTEPQNLTTADGIPVSDNQNSLTAGARGPVLMQDFHLIEKLAHFNRERIPERVVHAKGAAAHGTLTITNDITRYSKAKLFSEIGKKTELLLRFSTVGGEKGSADAERDPRGFSLKFYTEEGNWDLVGNNTPIFFIRDPLKFPDFIHTQKRNPQTNCKDQNAKWDFWSLSPESLHQVTILFSDRGIPKDHRHMDGFGSHTFSLINAEGDRVWCKFHFKTLQGHQTLTEEESAKIKGEDPDHATHDLFEAIANKDYPKWRMCIQVMTEEQAERHPDNPFDLTKVWKQGEYPLIEVGILELNRNPENYFAEVEQAAFSPSAVVPGISFSPDKMLQARIFSYPDAQRYRLGGNYQQLPVNQPKCPVMHYQRDGFMAPGNNGGSVPNYEPNSAEGTPKENPAYAEPPSHLGDVTVDRYSHREGNDDYTQAGNLYRLLTPEQQERLAKNIVGSLSQAREDIQMRQLCHFFRADISYGRRVAEGLGISIDPSMLGATAQPVGNW, from the coding sequence ATGACTGAACCCCAAAACTTGACAACTGCTGACGGTATTCCAGTTAGCGATAATCAGAACTCACTCACAGCCGGAGCGCGTGGCCCTGTATTAATGCAGGATTTCCACCTCATAGAAAAGCTGGCTCATTTCAACAGAGAACGTATTCCTGAGCGCGTTGTTCACGCTAAAGGTGCTGCTGCTCACGGCACTTTGACTATTACCAATGACATTACCCGCTACAGTAAAGCCAAACTTTTTTCTGAAATTGGCAAGAAAACGGAACTTCTCTTGCGCTTTTCTACAGTCGGAGGAGAAAAAGGTTCAGCAGATGCCGAGCGCGACCCTAGAGGTTTTTCCCTCAAGTTTTATACTGAGGAGGGTAACTGGGATCTTGTAGGTAACAATACCCCTATTTTCTTCATCCGCGACCCCCTCAAGTTTCCTGATTTTATCCATACCCAAAAGCGCAATCCCCAAACCAATTGCAAAGACCAGAATGCAAAGTGGGATTTTTGGTCACTCAGTCCAGAATCGCTTCACCAAGTGACGATCCTGTTTTCAGATCGGGGAATTCCGAAAGACCATCGACACATGGACGGTTTTGGTAGCCACACCTTTAGTTTGATTAATGCTGAAGGCGATCGCGTTTGGTGTAAATTTCACTTTAAGACTCTGCAAGGGCATCAAACTTTGACTGAGGAAGAATCAGCCAAGATTAAGGGCGAAGATCCCGATCATGCGACTCACGATTTGTTTGAAGCGATCGCTAACAAAGATTATCCCAAATGGCGGATGTGTATTCAAGTGATGACTGAGGAGCAAGCGGAAAGACATCCAGATAATCCTTTTGATTTGACCAAAGTTTGGAAACAAGGGGAATATCCTTTAATTGAAGTCGGGATATTAGAGCTAAATCGTAACCCTGAGAATTATTTCGCCGAAGTTGAGCAAGCCGCTTTTAGTCCTAGTGCGGTGGTTCCGGGTATTAGTTTCTCTCCAGACAAAATGCTGCAAGCTCGGATCTTTTCTTACCCAGATGCTCAACGGTATCGCTTGGGTGGTAACTATCAGCAACTACCCGTTAATCAGCCCAAATGTCCAGTGATGCATTATCAGCGAGATGGCTTCATGGCACCGGGGAACAACGGCGGTAGCGTTCCTAACTATGAACCGAATAGTGCTGAGGGTACGCCCAAAGAAAATCCAGCTTATGCAGAACCACCTAGTCATTTGGGCGATGTCACAGTCGATCGCTACAGTCATCGTGAAGGAAACGACGATTACACCCAAGCAGGTAATCTGTATCGGTTACTAACTCCTGAACAGCAAGAGCGTCTTGCTAAAAATATTGTCGGTAGTCTCTCTCAAGCAAGGGAGGATATCCAAATGCGCCAACTTTGCCACTTCTTCCGGGCAGATATTTCTTATGGTCGTCGTGTAGCTGAAGGATTGGGCATTTCAATCGATCCCTCAATGCTGGGTGCTACTGCTCAACCTGTAGGTAACTGGTAG
- a CDS encoding alkaline phosphatase family protein → MQKTVVLNVVGLTPSLLGENTPFLSSWATRGQVVPIKKVLPAVTCSVQATYLTGKLPNEHGIVANGWYFRDECEVKFWRQSNKLVQAPKVWEIAKSIDPSFTCANLFWWYNMYSTADYAITPRPMYPADGRKLPDIYTQPADVRSQIQSDLGNFPLFDFWGPKTSISSSQWIANSAKWIEERYSPTLSLVYLPHLDYCLQKFGNNQTQIQADLREIDAVCGDLIKYFEARNTQVIILSEYGITPVSKAVDLNRVLRENGLIAIREELGRELLDFGASIAFAVADHQIAHVYVNDPVYIPKVRSLLEATEGVAQVLDEEGKQAYHLNHPRSGELVAIAQSDAWFTYYYWLDDAKAPDFARTVDIHRKPGYDPVELFLDPQIKFPQGKIALKLLKKQLGFRYLMDVIPLDASLVRGSHGNITTSVAEGPLFITHQTHLVNENQIEATDVCSLILKHLNT, encoded by the coding sequence ATGCAGAAAACGGTTGTTCTAAATGTCGTGGGATTAACGCCTAGTTTGCTAGGAGAAAATACACCGTTTTTATCTTCTTGGGCTACTAGAGGGCAAGTGGTTCCGATCAAAAAAGTTCTACCTGCTGTGACTTGTTCGGTTCAGGCTACTTATTTAACAGGAAAATTGCCTAACGAACATGGAATTGTCGCTAATGGCTGGTACTTCCGTGATGAATGTGAAGTGAAGTTTTGGCGACAATCTAATAAACTAGTACAGGCTCCCAAAGTTTGGGAAATAGCTAAATCAATCGATCCAAGCTTCACTTGTGCCAACCTTTTTTGGTGGTACAATATGTACTCGACAGCAGATTATGCGATTACGCCGCGCCCAATGTATCCCGCAGATGGGCGAAAATTACCTGATATTTATACCCAACCTGCTGATGTGCGATCGCAAATTCAATCTGATTTAGGAAATTTCCCTCTGTTCGATTTCTGGGGCCCCAAAACTTCCATTAGTTCTAGCCAATGGATCGCCAATTCCGCAAAGTGGATTGAGGAACGCTACAGCCCGACATTATCACTAGTTTATCTACCACATTTAGATTACTGTCTGCAAAAATTTGGTAACAATCAAACACAGATTCAAGCAGATTTACGAGAAATTGATGCTGTTTGTGGCGATCTAATTAAATATTTTGAAGCACGTAATACTCAGGTAATTATTCTTTCTGAGTATGGTATTACGCCAGTTTCTAAAGCTGTGGATTTAAACCGCGTACTACGGGAAAATGGTCTAATTGCTATCCGAGAAGAATTGGGGCGAGAACTGCTCGATTTTGGGGCTAGCATTGCCTTTGCTGTCGCCGATCATCAAATTGCTCATGTATATGTGAACGATCCGGTGTATATCCCGAAAGTGCGATCGCTTTTAGAAGCGACTGAAGGTGTAGCGCAGGTATTGGATGAAGAGGGTAAACAAGCTTACCATCTCAATCATCCTAGATCGGGAGAGTTAGTAGCGATCGCACAATCTGACGCTTGGTTTACCTATTATTATTGGCTTGATGATGCCAAAGCGCCTGATTTTGCTAGAACTGTAGATATCCACCGCAAACCTGGTTACGATCCTGTAGAACTTTTCCTCGATCCACAAATTAAGTTTCCTCAAGGAAAAATTGCTCTCAAGTTACTTAAGAAACAACTAGGTTTTCGCTACTTAATGGATGTGATCCCTCTGGATGCTTCCCTGGTGCGTGGCTCTCACGGTAACATCACCACTTCTGTTGCTGAAGGGCCTCTATTTATCACCCATCAAACTCACCTAGTTAATGAAAATCAAATTGAGGCGACAGATGTTTGCTCGTTGATTCTCAAACATTTAAATACCTGA